ATCGCTTGCGCGTTGAGCGGGAATATCCGCCTGCGCTGGAGCTGTTGCACGGGCTGTCGGTGGCCCATCCCAAGGACGAAGCCATTCTCTGCGCTTTTGCGGAAACGCTCTATGCCGCAGAGGACTGGGCCAAGCTGCAGACGCTGCTGCCTGCCTTGCGGCGTCTGAAATGGCCGGGGTTCACCGAGCAGGACCTGAGTCGCATCGAGTTTGCGGTTTTCGACGGCCTGATCGCGACGGCGACCCGTACCGGCGATACCGAACGACTGACGCAGCTCTGGGCCGATGTGCCCAAGTCCATGAAACACGATTCTCGTCTGATCAGCCGTTTGGCACGGGCATGGGCCCAGAGCGGTCGAACGGCCGATGCGGAGTTGGTTCTGGAAAAGGCGTTGAAGCAGCGCTGCACGCCGCCCTTGCTCCGGCAGTGGCTTGACCTGCCGCCAGCCGATCCGGCGCGTGGCCGGAATCTTTTCGCCGCATGGGCCGGGCAGCACGAGTGTGCGTTGGGCGATGCGGACAAGGCCTACGCTCAGGCCAAGCTGGCCTGGTTGAACGACGATCTGGCCACGGCGCAGAATGAGTTGGCCGCCGCGCTTACGCACCAGCCCGATGTGGCGACGTTGCGTCTTGCCGCACAGATTCACGAACGCCAACGCGACAGCGTGCAGGCACTGGCCTTCTACAAGCAGGCCACGACGCGTCTTGAAACCGAGGTGCTGGGTGAAGGTGAGGGCCGAACGCCATCAGAGGCACGACGCTAACGCGGCCGCAACGAACGCCCCTTGGCTACTTGATCAGCGCCATTTCGGTGCGATTGCGACCATTGGATTTGGCCCGATATAAGGCCTCGTCGGCACGCATGATCGCCGTTTCGCTCGTTTCCTGGGGTTGTACTTCGGCCACGCCACAGGAGAGCGTGATCTTCAGGGGGGTTTCCTTGAAGCGGAAGGCAGTGCCGGCCAGCGTCTCGCGAATTCGTTCAAGAATCACGAATGCCTGTTGCAGGTTTGCCCGGGGCAGAATCATCACGAATTCTTCGCCGCCGTATCGGGCCACCATGTCGACGTCACGGATCAGCTTGTGCAGCGTCTTGCCGACCACGTGCAGCGCCTTGTCCCCTGCCTGATGCCCGAAGGTATCGTTGACGCTCTTGAAATGATCGATATCCCAGATGGCGAAACACAGCGGGGTGCTTTCGCGTTTCATGCGCGCCATTTCCAGTTCGACACGCTCGTCGAGGGCGAGCCGGTTCGGTAGACCGGTCAGGGGGTCGCGCAGCATCTTCTGCTCGCTGGCGATCAGTTGCTCGTGCAAGAAGCTGCGCGTGCTTTCCAGTTTGGTGATCTGCTCACGCATGTGCTGATTCTCGAGTTCCAGTTCATCGAGTCGCTTTTCTTCCGTTTGCCGGAAGGACTGTATGTAGTCGCCGATGCGCAGGATGCGTTCGCGAACCTCTTTCTTCAATTCGTCGAGATCAGTGGCCGATGCCACGGTCTGTCCGATGTGCGTGACCTGTTCCGTCACCGCCTCGTCGAGGGCACGCTGCGAGTCCCTTTGCGTCTGGATGTCGGTGAGGTGCGCGAAGGTATGTTGATCGATTTCCGAGAGGGACTCCGTCAACTGCTGGAGAAACTGCGCCAACTCCGTCTTCTCATGTTCCAGCGCGCGGCGCATATCGTTGATGAGGGATGCGGCACGATCGATCAGAACGGAGTTGAGCGTGCGATCCTTGGGATCCTGAATGATTCTAAGTAGCTTGGCGCGCCGCCCATCAAGCTGCTCGGTAAACGCGATACGCTCGAGTAGGATCGGCAGAAAGTCTCGGACGTCGATCTGTGCGGCATTCTCCTCCGGCGTGAGCGTCTCGCTGCGGGGCGGGGTGAGATTGTTGGCCTCGATGGCACGGATTTCCTCGGCCAGGCGCTCGATGCTCGGCTGAAGGCGGTCCAGCGCGAGCGGGCCGTCTTCCGACTGGCGGAGCGTTTCGCGAAGTTTCTGGCTATCCGCGGCAAGTTCCGGATAGGCCTTGTCGACGGCGAACAGAACCCGGCTGATCAGTGTCCGCAGCAGCGACTGGTGTCGCTGCTCGTTGTTTTCCAGCGTGCTGATTTCACCCAGTAGTTGCTCATAACGTTCGCGATAGTCGATTTTCGGGGCTTCTTTCGGGGTCTCGCTCATTCGCCGCTCCTTGGGATCATGATGCGTTCGCTTGGAGATGGGGGCTGTCCGGAGGGGTCAAGGCAATTTGCATGGCCAACGGCGCGTGATCCGATACACCGAAACGCAACGCCTCGACCGATTCGATCACGATTTCCGGGCTGACGAGAATGTGATCGATGGCGCGATTGGGGCGCCAATTCGGATAGGTGTCTGGCGAATCCGCCGGCAGCTTTAGGTTCGCCTGATTGCACAACTTTTGCAAGTCGGCGTTGTCCGGCGTGCAGTTGAAGTCTGCCATGACGATCTTGGGGCCGGGGTGTTCGGCACACAACTCGATCAACCGAGTCAATTGCTGTCGCCGTGCGCGCTGGCTCAGGGACAGATGACTCACGATGATGCGCAGGGATTGCCCTTGCCAGGCGAAATCCGCCAGAAGGACGCCGCGCCCCGGGATTCGGCCCGGCAAGGGGTGTTTTTCGATATTCAGGGGCTGCGTGCGGGCCAGAAGACCGAGGGCATGCTGGCCCCAGTGGCCGAGATCTCGGTTGAGGCGACTGGACCAGTGGGGCAGGCCAGAGCGAAGGGAAAGATATTCGGTCTGATTGAGAAAATGACTGCGCAGGGAGCCGTCATCGGTTTCCTGGAGCCCCACGATATCGAATTGCCGAAGGAGTCCTGCAATGTGATCGAGATTGCGGATGCGGTCGGCGCTCGGCAGCACGTGTTTCCAGCCATGGAAGACGTAATCACGATATTGGCTCGTCGCGATACCGGCCTGGATGTTGTAGGAGAGCAGTCTCAGGGACGGTGCGTCCTCTGCCAATGGGGCCGGTACGGGGTTGAACACGATGGGATGGGTGCGCTGCGTGCTGGCCATGGGATGGTCGTTGTCCGTACCTCGCGGCCGGGGCTGAGCCCGGCCAGGTATTACTTCGATGCGGATGTCCGCTTTTCGGCCGTGATCTTGTCGATCAGTGCCCGAACCACCGGGAGCATGGCTTCATTGCTGCCCACCATGTCGCCGGTGACCAGGTATTTGCCGTCGACGAGCATGGCGGGGACGCCGGTGACACCAGCTTCCTGCCCGACGACCTCGGCTTGGCGAACGGCATTATCCACGCCGAAGGAGTCGTACATCTGCAGGAACTTGTCCCGGTTGACGCCGAGATCCGCGTACATGTCGGCAATCTGCTCCTTGTTGACCGGCCGCATGCGCTTGACGTGAATGTCGTCGAAGATCGCCCGGTGGGTTTGTGGCAACACGCCCATGAACTTCGCGGCGAAGAACGCCTTCGTCAGCGGTATCCAGTTCGGGGAGAGCGGCAGCGCATAGGGTTCGAAATCGACGTTGGCGGGCAGCGTCTTGCGCCAGGCTTCAATCTTCGGTTCCAGATGGAAGCAGTGCGGGCAGCCGTACCAGAAGAATTCCTGCACGAGGATCTTGCCGTCGGCAGGTGGTTTGACGTCGGTGATGACGACCCGGTAATTGCCGTTTTCCTTGAGCGTGACCGCCGGTGCATTTTCCGCGGTGGCTACGGGGACACTCAGTATCGACAGGCACAGCAGGCCAAGACTCACCCAGGCACGGGTCCAGGGGATAACACGTCGCGACATAAAAACTCCTGTTGAAACATTCGGGTGCGGGACCCGTTCCGGTATGGGGGACGAATTGAAATTGTACGATATAGACCGGGCATTTGAACGGACGTTCGGCTTCAGGGCGAAAAAAACCCCGCAGAGATGCGGGGCTATCGTGACCGGGTGGCGCCGGTGAAGGCGCCTGCGTCCGTTACAGTTTGCCGTAAGAGTGCAGCCCGGACAGGAACATGTTCACGCCCAGGAACGCGAAGGTGGTGACCAGCAGTCCGCCGACGGCCCACCAGGCCATCGCGGCACCGCGCCAACCCTTGCTCAGGCGCAGGTGCAGCCAGGCAGCATAGTTCAACCAGACGATCAGTGCCCAGGTCTCCTTGGGATCCCAGCTCCAGTAGCCGCCCCAGGCCTCGGCCGCCCACATGGCGCCCAGAATCGTGGCGATGGTGAAGAAGGCGAAGCCCAGCGCGATGGACTTGTACATGATGTCGTCCATCACGCTCAGGGACGGCAGCCGGTCGTTCGGGCCGTCGCCACCCATTTTTTCCTTGATCAGGTAGGCCACGCCCACCATGGCGGAGATGGCGAAGCTGCCGTAGCCGATGAAGTTGGCCGGGACGTGAATCTTCATCCACCAGCTCTTCAGGGCCGGTACCAGCGGTTCGATGGTGTTGGCTTCCTGCGATACCTGATACCACATGAGGAAGGCCAGGGCGGCGGTGACGACCGTCATGACGAAGCCGCCGAGCGCACGGGTCTTGTAGCGGCGCTCGTAGTACAGGTACAGGATCGACGTGAAGACGCTGAATACCACGAAGACTTCGTAGAGGTTGCTGACCGGGATGTGACCGTAGTCGAAGTTGATCAGATAGGACTCGCGCCACCGGGCGAAGAAGCCGATGAAGGCCATGGCGACCCCGCTCCAGACCAGGCCGCTCGCCACCTTCTGGGTGAATTCCGACCGACGCCAGAGACCGAAATAATAGGCGGGCATGGCGAGCGCGAACAGCACGACCATCCACATGGTGGCGGCCGGGCTGGCGAAGAAGAACCGCAGGAAGAAGTGACCTTCCTGGATTTCATGCAACTTGACGCGGCCTACGGCTGCGCCGCCCGGTGCATAGAGCCCGTACTGGTAGAGCGTGAACAGGGAGAAGACGGCAACCACGCCCACCAGCCAGCGGGTCGCCGGCCAGATCCAACCCAGAAAGCTGAGGGCGATGGCCGAGCCGAACAGCATTCCGATCTGGGGGCCCCAGAGATAGGTGCGATAGTGGTAATACGCGAAGACGGCGGCGGCCAGCATGACCAGGGTGTAGACGATATCGATGGCCCCGATACGACGATTGGGTTCGAACCTCGGCTTCAGGGATGCATCGAGCATCGGCATCATGTGTTCTTTAGGCACAGACATGGTTGGTTACTCCTAAAATCTGAAACGGTACGGTCGGCGGGGCCGATCACG
The Halothiobacillus diazotrophicus DNA segment above includes these coding regions:
- a CDS encoding heme biosynthesis HemY N-terminal domain-containing protein, with product MKRFVIFGLLILFVGVAGYYFVRDPGTADVALLGWHLQTSALGLLVLILLSYLVLMIVWRLLSALFGLPGYLRRRSARHKQRAADEALLRAWAELERGRFAAAEKLALNNRAHGSLPPLHSVVALDALLGRGETTAALDLLNEVRLQYPRFADFLALHLANRLRVEREYPPALELLHGLSVAHPKDEAILCAFAETLYAAEDWAKLQTLLPALRRLKWPGFTEQDLSRIEFAVFDGLIATATRTGDTERLTQLWADVPKSMKHDSRLISRLARAWAQSGRTADAELVLEKALKQRCTPPLLRQWLDLPPADPARGRNLFAAWAGQHECALGDADKAYAQAKLAWLNDDLATAQNELAAALTHQPDVATLRLAAQIHERQRDSVQALAFYKQATTRLETEVLGEGEGRTPSEARR
- a CDS encoding GGDEF domain-containing protein, whose product is MSETPKEAPKIDYRERYEQLLGEISTLENNEQRHQSLLRTLISRVLFAVDKAYPELAADSQKLRETLRQSEDGPLALDRLQPSIERLAEEIRAIEANNLTPPRSETLTPEENAAQIDVRDFLPILLERIAFTEQLDGRRAKLLRIIQDPKDRTLNSVLIDRAASLINDMRRALEHEKTELAQFLQQLTESLSEIDQHTFAHLTDIQTQRDSQRALDEAVTEQVTHIGQTVASATDLDELKKEVRERILRIGDYIQSFRQTEEKRLDELELENQHMREQITKLESTRSFLHEQLIASEQKMLRDPLTGLPNRLALDERVELEMARMKRESTPLCFAIWDIDHFKSVNDTFGHQAGDKALHVVGKTLHKLIRDVDMVARYGGEEFVMILPRANLQQAFVILERIRETLAGTAFRFKETPLKITLSCGVAEVQPQETSETAIMRADEALYRAKSNGRNRTEMALIK
- a CDS encoding endonuclease/exonuclease/phosphatase family protein, with protein sequence MASTQRTHPIVFNPVPAPLAEDAPSLRLLSYNIQAGIATSQYRDYVFHGWKHVLPSADRIRNLDHIAGLLRQFDIVGLQETDDGSLRSHFLNQTEYLSLRSGLPHWSSRLNRDLGHWGQHALGLLARTQPLNIEKHPLPGRIPGRGVLLADFAWQGQSLRIIVSHLSLSQRARRQQLTRLIELCAEHPGPKIVMADFNCTPDNADLQKLCNQANLKLPADSPDTYPNWRPNRAIDHILVSPEIVIESVEALRFGVSDHAPLAMQIALTPPDSPHLQANAS
- a CDS encoding thiol:disulfide interchange protein DsbA/DsbL codes for the protein MSRRVIPWTRAWVSLGLLCLSILSVPVATAENAPAVTLKENGNYRVVITDVKPPADGKILVQEFFWYGCPHCFHLEPKIEAWRKTLPANVDFEPYALPLSPNWIPLTKAFFAAKFMGVLPQTHRAIFDDIHVKRMRPVNKEQIADMYADLGVNRDKFLQMYDSFGVDNAVRQAEVVGQEAGVTGVPAMLVDGKYLVTGDMVGSNEAMLPVVRALIDKITAEKRTSASK
- the ccsB gene encoding c-type cytochrome biogenesis protein CcsB; the protein is MSVPKEHMMPMLDASLKPRFEPNRRIGAIDIVYTLVMLAAAVFAYYHYRTYLWGPQIGMLFGSAIALSFLGWIWPATRWLVGVVAVFSLFTLYQYGLYAPGGAAVGRVKLHEIQEGHFFLRFFFASPAATMWMVVLFALAMPAYYFGLWRRSEFTQKVASGLVWSGVAMAFIGFFARWRESYLINFDYGHIPVSNLYEVFVVFSVFTSILYLYYERRYKTRALGGFVMTVVTAALAFLMWYQVSQEANTIEPLVPALKSWWMKIHVPANFIGYGSFAISAMVGVAYLIKEKMGGDGPNDRLPSLSVMDDIMYKSIALGFAFFTIATILGAMWAAEAWGGYWSWDPKETWALIVWLNYAAWLHLRLSKGWRGAAMAWWAVGGLLVTTFAFLGVNMFLSGLHSYGKL